The DNA region ACTTAATTAACATCCTGAGGCAAAAAAATGGGTGTTATCTATAAGATGCATTTGTATTAAGAAGGAGGCTGCACTGGCATAGAcgctgctttttaaaatgcagcagTAACAAAAGAAACATATAATCAACAGAAAAGCAGGGAAGGGAAGAAAAGCATTAAAGGAAGGTCAAAGACTAATAATAAAGGAATTCAGGAAAATGTATGCGTGTCCCGACACCGTCTGACTGAAATACACGAACTTACAGAAATAAGAAGGAAAGCAGCAGTCTGAACACATACACAGCCACTGCATAGACTGATAGCGACCTACAGCTAACATTTGCACAGTCTACTGAATATATGTATTAGCTATTTGGGTCAAATAatcacaaacaataaaaaaagaggtGAAAATTCGTTGGAACCCACATTAAGGCTGTAATCTTGCTCATATGCCAACTCGGTGACAGATAATTTTCAATCTGTCAAAGGTTAAAGTCAGCCTTGAAACAAAAATGCAGCATATTGCTTTTGccatgacaaaaacaatttatttttctttttttttttttcattatcatcATGACAAGAAAATGATCCAATTCTCACAAgattattttcacaatataaCAAGATATTTACATAATAATTTTCTAGTCATGGActgttttcacagcagacattttgacttgtcatattAGGAAAATCACACGTGAAATTTATAAATTAATGATGACTCAGTGCCattaagtgtcccagtaagctattTCAGTGAACCAGGATGCACAGTACCCAGGGTTTCCCCACACACTGATTAATTTGTGGTGGCaatgattaaaacatctgctggcAGAATCAAgaagattttctatttttggatcTGGACTGTTTATTAGAATCCTATTGAAATATAAACTAAGcaaaaaagtaaggaaatttgtgtttggttatttttttgttgtaacaatgcttcttagcaataaatcttataccgctggaaagcctgtttatttcccttttgtgggatgagcagcagagctaaGTATGTGGGTTGTGCCCATGAAAAaattgccaaatcttctctgccaatcaattcaatcaatcaattttatttataaagcccaatatcacaaatcacaatttgcctcacagggctttacagcatacgacatccctctgtccttatgacccaatgccaaacagcttttttttttttttgctgttgactcttgtttggtgtttggtggattggatgattgaagtctgaggaaacaagacatattggcaatttaacaatttttcatttaacaaacaggagcctcaGTGGCGTGTGGAAGAAccatacacagccacaacaTCAACATTGGTTGGCTTCAAGTCTGCGGTGTggttcacttaacctgtgcattaagaggactgagttcagtttgtttaaaaaggactatatgtgaaaacaccctaaaaaTAACAACCCTTTGCCTCAGACACTGCTGCCTTTTACCAGGCAACAGCAGCGCACCAAGCTTCAGAGAGCTGGGGATGAGAGCAGGCTAGCAGGTGGGCAGGTGTCAGATCTGTGCAGAGCACcggaacaaaaacaacacatcacTGACAGTATGATAATGACATacaaaacacaagtttcacCGCTAGTGGTTTCTGTGACATGAGAAAACTTTCAAAATAAGTAACGTCAGGTGACACCACTGTTTCTATGATTGCAGCAAGGATTTGTTGTtcataatgtagcattatcagaaAAAATAACAGCACGTGCCCTGAACGCTTCAgtagtgagtttactgcatcttttaagattttaatGCGTCAGGGACACAGGACATGGATATGCTTCATCCTGGGCATGAACTGACTCTTAATCAAATGATTCATATCAGTCAGTGTCAACTTGTCTTCTGGCCCATATAGTCTGTCTTTAAGCACTGACTGGATGTTTTTCTCATTATTGCAGTacaccaacacagacatcaatACACTTAAAAGATTTGTTGATCAAGAAAGTTTCATGATAGTTTTGCAATTCAACCAGATGAAAGTGGTGTGCTGTTATTACAAGAAAAGCTTCTTGTTAAATGTTATAATATAGTACGGTGCTATAATGAGGaaatatgtcacaaaaaaaacaatcttgttATAACGTACCCTGGGGTAACAATATGAGAGATACAAAGGTAGTTAATTATGCTGCTATGAGGAGAGTGTCAGCAGTGAGTGTACCTTCCTGAGCAGCTGTGGGGAGGGATACGCTGCCAGGATGGCTGAGGCCATGTCTGGACTGACTCTGTTAAACTGCTGGATCTGTCTCTTCCACACCTGCAGCAGTCCCTTCCCAGCTTTATCCACCCGCTGCCCCCCCGCCCACTCACTCTCCAGGTGGAACGAGAAGCCTGTCTTCTCTCGCTCTcgcctgaaaacacacacaggaacatggGAGATGACTGTTTGATCTGACAGAAAAAGAGCTAGGCCGAAGCTAAAACTAGGATCACTCACTTAAAAGGGGCTTCTGCAACCGCTTTGGTTGTCATGGTGATATGATCGGAGAAGTCCTTCCAGGTTGACAAGAAGCGGACAGAGATGCCTGTGTGAAGCTGGAGATGCACCACTGCCTGATGAGATAATGGAGGGAAGAACAATGCGAATTACTACGAAGACAAAATCCCTTAACATAACTTTAATTAATGCTTTATTTGCCCCCTTAGACAAATACCCTTTTGAGTccagatgaaatgaaaaatgcttttttaacCCTTTCAGATCACATCCCCAGACATTTTGTGCACCTATTTAAGAATATataccaaaaaaatacaaaatacatttcctcTTCTTTCAACTAATTTCAATCACCCACTAATCAATCTGCAACTTTTTGCCACACAGAGCTAAGACTaatggtgtgtctcaaatcacatacttccgttagtatACTTCTGTGTAGTATActgtgtgcactatgtactcattggcgtagtgcacaaattttgacagggtagtgttgtctcaaaccaaacacggccattgtgcactcactggaaatgacgactgcaaattagctagttagcaaactagcattagcattcgcgttatcgttcgtggtaccaaatcattacagactgctaaattagcGCAAAAAACatgtgtatttgtacaatgcatcGATATTCatggtcgcacagtcctcggccactatttccagtttgaaaagtggtccctccccttccgcaacgtagccaagatggtgaCCACCGacggcgagaagtgtccatagttccaactttttgaccgttttgagtgcaccatccgggtactcatagtgcactgcattgttccatacttctcagtgtgaacgcactcaTGCACTCAAAATAGTAAGTGTAAGAACAGAAGTACGTGATTTGATACACAGCATAAGTTAATGAGCTAGCAACAGCATGCCAAAATACAAAAGCAGGTCAGCACACTAGAACCCGCTCCTTTCAGAAATCTTAATCGTATCACCACTTGTGACGTATTAGGCACAAGCTGTCTTGTGAGGTGacagaccttgacctttggacaccaaattctaatcagttcattcttaagtccaagtggatgtttgtgccaaatttgaagaaattccctccaggtgttcttgagatatgacactcacaagaatgagacaaacaaagtcacagtgacctttgaccaccaaattctaatcaggtcattcttaaatccaagtggatgtttgtgccaaattttaaggaATTCCCTTGAGGCATTGAGATATCATATTCACAAGGATGGGGTGGACAGtaggacaacccaaaaacatattgCGTCCGGCCACAGCTATCGTCGGCATAGGgcataaaaatgacatcatcGCCAATGGATAAATTAATGGGAATCAGTTTCACTGCAAATAATTTCACAAAGTCTGTTTTAGATTATAAAAAATGCTTATGTACTTCCCTTTACTAACCAACCTACCTCCTCTAATTCAACCCgggaaacctcaggaagaaccTCAGCTCCACCattcctccttctcttcttcaCTTGTCCTCCTCCTCGCTCCTCACCCGCAACTGCCTCTCGAAATCGCTTCTGGCTTTGTGACTTCTGGGATCTGAGGACAAAAAGTCATAAATGTCAGGACTCCCTCCAGTCTGGGCAGCTCCCTGTGCCCCATTTCCCCTCTTCACACATATTTCGTTCTCACTGTTCCCGGCTGAGTTGTGGCACACTCTGCTGACAGTGATAGCTGACATGTTTCCacatgcagctgcagcagcagaggtgtTTAGGTGGGTTTACAACGTATCTGAGTGCCATTCCttgtttttcaatattttatcgAGTGCTATAGTTCACACTGTTGTACACATTCACACTGGATCCTCTGCCATCTCCACCAAATCAATCAGTCCTCTTCTACTGTCAGACACTGACTGCAGCCGTGAAGTGATTCAGTGCTTCGCTCAAAGGTTCATCAGCAGTAGTTTCTTTGACATTGGACACCTATGTCCTGTCTTTTACCCTCTCCTATGTTGTCTCTGTTGCCCAAACTGGAACCAGCTGTCTCTAGGCTACTGCCACCTCACATTTGCCTACATAAATTATTGCTGAAATGATTGGTCGACTATAGATGAACAGAAAATCTATCCGCCATTTTCACAAgtgattaattatttattatctCTACTTCCTGGCTCTCCTGTGGGGATCTgctgcttttgtctgttttatatcCCTGGAAACTGTTTGACATTCAGACTGTTGGTCGGGCAAAACAGGAACTATAAAGATGTCGccttctgacattttatagacgaAACAATTAATCAGAACTGATGCTGTCCTTTCCTACCTGAAGTATTTCTCCAGCTCGATGACCACCAGACTGAGGATCTTAGTGGGGTGAcgcctctgctgctcctgcacCCAGGACGTCAGAGTCGGGCTGGTGCCAGACCTGCCATGCCTCTCCTCCTGCATTAAATACATCCACACATACcacactgctgctgtaaataatgactacaacaacaaacatggatTAATCTGCCACTGAAAACAGTCCctaacaaatgcactatttcctcctgtttgagtaatgtTTGATAAAAGCTACATTTTGTTACTACCGGCTGTTTTAGAATATTATGgaggctttttaaaaatgaaactatatTCTTGTGAGGTGTTTCTACAGATTTGCagacagtgttgctgtttttggacTTTTCGTGGGATTAGTTGACAATGAGAAAATGATACACTCTTAGAAATTAGGGTTCCAAACAGGTTATTCCTGAAGGGCTAAGGTTCTACCCACAAAAATTCACTTCTGaagagccttttttttttttttttttttaaagagagggTTCTTCTTTCTACATTATTAACAAACAGTTAAGTTagtcacacattcactccacttGGCACTCCACTGCTCCATCTCCCCAGCCACAGTGCCCAGAGAACGCTCTGCCACTCcaagagtgcagtgttctgaaTAACAAAACGACACATTCCAACAGCGCTCTGAATTTACGAACGGTctagtttgtgccagagtgcgctcttGCACTAGGGGTATTGCCAAATGCACCCCAAGAGTTCTAATGAGAACCCTTTTCATCCAGAACCCTTTTTGAAGAAAGGGTCTTTCAAGGGTTCTTTGTGAGACTACAGGTTCCATTAAAACATTTCTCACTCTGCCTCAATTCCCATTGTGCCAAGTTTCAATAAGTTTTGCACGAAATATTCCGAGTCTCATATGCATTGCCTTGTACCTGTTACACCATGTCGTTAAGTCTTGGAACATAGCCAGTTTTCACTGAAACTGAAGTTCCCCTTCTCTTTCAGGGTGCCGTGACAATTAGGCAGCAGACAGTGGATCATCTGTCTCTGCTCTAAGCATGCTGGcaagaaataaaatgtgagaGTTGTTGGTTCCGCTGTCCTGATGTAGTGACATTATTGCAAGAAACAATGGGGAAAttattctaaaaataaatatatatcatttaaagattttacattgcattgcattgtcaaaaaaaaaaagattcattaAATCCTACATCCCATATCTTAGCATTGTTAAGCTTTTTGATAGATTGCTCTTAAGACCAATTAAGGCCAATGTGCAGGAACCCTGAAAAAAGGTTCTCCTGTGGGGACAAGCCAAAGTACCCTATATGGCTGTAGTTAGCACctttatttctaagagtgtgATATAACATTAGCcttgtcttttatttgttttgatgtACTTCTATATCACACAAATCTCTAGCTCATTTCAATCATTATTCCTTTGTCtcagcatttatttatcatgtttgTGCTCTGTAGACCAAATCACCTCTGATCCCACTCACTGATACTGCCGCTTGTAGCTGTTACTATGTGGGAGATGCTATAAATCATTGCCCACTAAGACAAACAATTTCAGAAACAGCTTTTTTTCCGACTGCAATATTGGCTCTAAACTAGGTTAAGATCTTCCACTGCCCTCTGCGCTGACTGCACTCAGTAATTGTAAATGTAGTAGATATGTTATGTTGTGGTTTGACGGTGATTTATAGTGTTTATTTTGGCCATTTGTTTATAGCTATTTAATATTGCTAACGTGTGATGATGTTGACAGAACAATGCTGTTTCAAATTTTACTAAAAACAAATACCTTCTGCTTCGATATATGTTCATTAAAGTGAAATGAATTCTATTTATTTGTACACGTATATTTGTTGTTCATATTTTAATTAACGTATCTCTACTTGTGACTCTATTACTATATTCAGATGTCAAATTCTGTTGTCTTACATCCTCCATCTGTTCTGTTCTTACTTCAGCTTTATTCTCATGGCTCTATTCTGTTGTAGTTTATTAGAATGACCACATTTTCCCATTAGGCTCATTAAAGTTTCATCTGGGCTCATTTTAAAGTCGCTCTGTACATGTTGTAGTTAAAGTGTGtcaagcagcagcacagcagctgcTTCACCAACCTGAATGTAGCCGTGGATCAGAGTGATGAAGTCGTCAACTGTCATGTGCATCACAACATGGGCCTCTGGTACACACTGACCATCATCTGGCTGGAGACACACgggaaacagagaggaaatTAGTACTCCACCGCTCATTACTAAATATTTCAATACTGTTATGTAGTGGTATTATTACTGAATGAGTGCTTGTAAATCTGCTTCTCATTCTCAACACTGGTCTCATTTGTTTAAGGCAATTAGAGCAAGGTGTCACAAGAAATTTGACAAGTATATATTCATGCTTCACCTTGAAGAGAACACAGCAGTggaaaaataatgtgtgtgtatgtgtgttatcaCCTGTGCACAGGGAGCTCTCCTCATCCAGCTGACACTGCGTGGGAGGGGTTGTTTCTCTATGGCACAGCTACAGCCCAGAGCCTGCACCGACGCCAAGAGAGTCCCGCCTCCTTCCAGCTGTAAGAGAGCTGCAAACACAAATCATGTCAACAACAAATCTTGCTTGAATAATGCCTTCAAAgcataaaacaataacacagtaGACACACAAGACAGCCACAGAGCACAAGTGACTTCAGAGTGATTTTGTTATCCACTTGAGCAGAATGCTGAGTATTATTTAATGTCTTCTCAGTACCTGGGTCCACAGCCACCACCATGTGCTTGATACACTCCTCTGGCCTCAAGGCCTTGGCAGCCTCTGCCAGAGcttttttctctgctctctgtctctcttgttCCTGCCTGAGCACCTCCTTGCCCCTCTGCTGTGCCTCCCTGGCCTGCCTCCTCCTCAAAGCCTCCTCCCTGGAGGCCTGGATCTCCTCCGCCGTTCGCTTGGCTGGTTTCCTCTTGGCAGGAGAGGTGTCAGTGGGAGGGAGCCATTGCTGAGGGAGAGTCGCCATCTCATCTGGAACATCTGAGACCCCACGGCTCACTGTTCTCACCTGATGGACGCTGAGAGGCTGCTCCAACTCTGAAAACCCATTCTGGCAAGAGAGCTGTGAGCCGGCCAGATTGGATGGCGAATACTGCTCAGCATCTTTCTCATTAGCGACAGTGGAGGAGGCACTAATCACATTGTCTTGTCTTTGTTTGAGTCTCTGTGCCAGAGGGACATAAGGTGCATTGTCATCAGAATCACTGCTGATCATCATTACATCAGCACTGCCCTTCGCTGGGGAGAAGATGGCTGGCTCTTCTGCATCGGAGCCATCCAGGTCGACTAAGTTCTCTGGGTACCTCTGGGGGGCCCGGCTGAGGTTTTGACTCGGCTGGAGGAAGTCAAACACAGGCAGTTCCTCATCTAGGTCACTGGTGGAGTCACTGTTGCTGCCCATGTTAAGTCATGTCCAAGAAAAAATTACTGTATATGAGATATGACACAAGAATTACTATAGGATCATCAGGGGCCTCGGTTTTGTGACACACTGGGGGTGACACATATGAATCGGGGTCTCAATGGTCCTCCGATATGAAATCTGGAGCACTAAACACATAAATTACTGcattatgcaccaatttgtgccttttctgcatcccTCTAAAGTGAAAATATCCTTAATTTAAACAACTAAGGGATGAAAATGTATATGCTCTAAATATTGACAGGAATGGTCCCCTGCATTCCTCCCGAAACCTACACCTATGAGGATCATTAAGGACCAGGTTATTCTTAGCCCCAGAAGTGCCTTTTCTTCTGGGAACAGACACCCCACCAAGCTTCGTTCACAAATCTGTTAAATTTGGTTTACGTAGTGTCTTAACAAGCGATATACTGTCTGCCAGATCATAacctaaaacacacagaaagtaTAGGTATTCTTCTAAATTCGGCGTAAAGATAGCCAACCAAACATTACTTATTTAGGtcaaaaactgtattttatcatcaaaacagacaaactgtcGCCGcccactgctgtgtgttttggtgtcagAGAATAAGGACGACCAATAACAGAAATCGCTTGAAGTAACGTGAATATTTTATACATTGTGCCGACATTGACTAAACTTGCCGATAAGATATagactgttttttaaaatggagtTTGGCACAGCATTaatgttcctttaaaaaaagcGAAATACCAAAGTAAGCTAAGCCCAATTTACCCAGACATACAAAACATGAGCTAACATTAAGCAGCGAAGTTGGCGTTAACTCGAGTAAAAAGAGACGCTGCGCAAACGTTAAGTTAGCTGGAAGTGGCTTTACGTTACTCACGGAGTTTCTTTACGTTTCTACGACATAATGCATACAGACGTGGGATAATGAAGAAGTAAGATGCTAAAATAAGGAACCCTACTTTCACTTACTTTTTAagttctgtctttgtttttcccTTCAACTTGATTTCCCCGCCCCGGACTGCAAGGTAATGCTGCGTTCAAGTTTGTGGAACGACCCTCTACTTCCGTTTCCCACCGGAAGTCTGTTAACATATTtgagtttggttttaaaaacaCTACAAGTAATGTTACTAAATTGAATCTCGAGGCatttattgtgttgttgttgttgttgttgttgttgttgtatcgTGTTCAATCCATACAATCAATCAtcttaaaataaagataattaTAAAATTTGACTAGAAAACTAATCAAAGGACAAGACAAAAAACTATATACTTAGGGGTGTcatttaaacaaactttaaGGAAATTATTTAAGGGTTTACAaatgtcttttgttttctttgcttcACTGTTCTTTGGTCCATGTAATAGTGTCTGATTTCTATTTTCAGTTGTTGTGTGTATGGCATCGTATTAGTCCATTTGAATTTGTGGATGTCAaatttttcatagaaaacaaAGAGGTTCAAGATGAACAGGGTGTTTTTTCGCTATCAGTATAATCcttttttctaaataaataattgaaccACTCAacgtcttaaaaaaaaatcgaaaTCTATCCAAAACACATTTATATCCTCCGTAGGCATTCATAAAATAAGTGACAAATAGTTTAgattttattgacaaaacacacattttccgTCAGTATCATATTAGGACATTGAGAGTATCTTACCTTAGTATAAATcaaatttacagttttaaataaGACTCCTGCATATGCTTACATTTAAGCTGcagatttaacaaaaaaaaaaaaaaaaaaaagcatgataCTTCCGCATTAAAATCAACAGACCAGAATATTTTATTGGAGGGACTTATTGTTTGTAGTATTTTCTTAATTATCTTGACGTAAGCGTTAGTTTTGATGCCATTTAGCTACACTTTGGTAACAACGTATAAACACTATTTTCAGCCTGCTGTTACGGTCCAGCATTTTCCTGGGGAAATTGAATGCAGCAAAGAAAATCCGGATGTGACGCAATTGACGCAAGCGATGTCATTCAAGATGGCAGCGCTGGCGTCCTTGCTGCTTAAGACCAGAGCAGGTATCATGTAACGttatttaaatgaatattttatgatTTCCTCGCACAAATTGCTCACGAGAACGCGAGAAATATGCGTATTTATTCCCAGTTGCTCCGTGAGTTTTGTTAGCAGTTCACAACGCTTTAAATGTGTGACATGCTAACTTAGCTAGCGGTGCTAGCCTTTCAATGTGTataatagcactgaatgtcatAGACTCGATGCAGTGTAAACATAACAATACTTATTTTGTTATTCACAAATTATGTCTTCTGTAATAATACTACGCTTATCAGTGAACGACTGAAGACGTCCGTGCATAATAATTGTCGCATGGTCAATTTGAGACATATTCACTTACTTTGGTGCTTTATTTATGCCAATAAAATGATTAGATTTATGTTCTGCACAGTTATTTCCCTCCACTTTGCGAAATAAGCAGGCTCTACAGAAGTTTCAGTAACTTTCAGCTATGTACCTCGCTGGTAATTCACATTAAACAAGTCAGATCTTGATAAACTGACGTTGATTTTGTCGTGTTGTCATTAGTTATAGTATATATGAGTGACTGTAAGATATCAGGGCTGAAACTGGGGGTGTCAGTGAGTTGACATGAATTTCTTTGTGCTGCTGCTCGTTTCAGGTCTGTTGGTACCTGGCCAGACCTCCCTGCTGGACTCTGTGAGATTTGCATCTAAGAAATCTGGTGGCAGCGTTAAGAACCTCGGAGGAAAGAGCCCTGGCCGGAGATATGGCTTCAAGAAGCAGGACGGTAATAACATGATTATTTAACACTGCTTATGAGTGCTACAATTATTATTCCACACTCTCAAGTTCACGTCAAAGTGATAGCTGAGTACtggtcaaataaatgtaatctCTTGGTTTTAAAGTATAGCAGCTTTTGATATCTCAGTATCTCCTTTTGTGTCAAAAATGGATAGTAACACAGTGAAGAGAAGAGCTCATACACAGCACTGGGTCAAATTAGACACAGCGCTCCACATGTTAAAGGAGAGGGCTA from Epinephelus fuscoguttatus linkage group LG20, E.fuscoguttatus.final_Chr_v1 includes:
- the eme1 gene encoding crossover junction endonuclease EME1; its protein translation is MGSNSDSTSDLDEELPVFDFLQPSQNLSRAPQRYPENLVDLDGSDAEEPAIFSPAKGSADVMMISSDSDDNAPYVPLAQRLKQRQDNVISASSTVANEKDAEQYSPSNLAGSQLSCQNGFSELEQPLSVHQVRTVSRGVSDVPDEMATLPQQWLPPTDTSPAKRKPAKRTAEEIQASREEALRRRQAREAQQRGKEVLRQEQERQRAEKKALAEAAKALRPEECIKHMVVAVDPALLQLEGGGTLLASVQALGCSCAIEKQPLPRSVSWMRRAPCAQPDDGQCVPEAHVVMHMTVDDFITLIHGYIQEERHGRSGTSPTLTSWVQEQQRRHPTKILSLVVIELEKYFRSQKSQSQKRFREAVAGEERGGGQVKKRRRNGGAEVLPEVSRVELEEAVVHLQLHTGISVRFLSTWKDFSDHITMTTKAVAEAPFKREREKTGFSFHLESEWAGGQRVDKAGKGLLQVWKRQIQQFNRVSPDMASAILAAYPSPQLLRKAYNQCKSDREKISLLSDLLIRRGEGVTSTTRRVGPELSKRLFFLMNCCDPEQSLDSTV